In Chitinivorax sp. PXF-14, a genomic segment contains:
- a CDS encoding alanine--glyoxylate aminotransferase family protein, protein MPDNYLPHQTIQSFAPPVRTLLGPGPSDVPQRVLAALARPTIGYLDPAFVAMMEELKSLMRYAFQTRNALTFPVSGPGSAGMEMCFVNLVNPGDKVIVCRNGVFGGRMIENVERCGGVAVVVDDEWGKPVDPAKLAAALAANPDAKVVAFVHAETSTGALSDAATLCRLAHEAGCLSIVDCVTSLAGVPVLVDEWGADAVYSGSQKCLSCAPGLSPITFSERVVEKIKSRGRKAQSWFLDLDLLLGYWGETTRTYHHTAPNNSLYALHESLLMVAEETLPAAWARHRRNHLALRAGLEQLGLGFVVDEAHRLPQLNAVSIPEGVDDKAVRASLLQDHGIEIGAGLGPLAGKIWRIGLMGYSSREENVLHLLAALESVLAAQGRSVTPGAAVAAAQRSYQG, encoded by the coding sequence ATGCCCGACAACTATCTGCCACACCAGACCATCCAGTCCTTCGCGCCGCCGGTGCGCACGCTGCTCGGCCCCGGCCCGTCCGACGTGCCGCAACGCGTGCTGGCCGCGCTGGCGCGCCCGACCATCGGTTATCTCGACCCGGCCTTCGTGGCGATGATGGAGGAGCTGAAGTCGCTGATGCGTTATGCCTTCCAGACCCGCAATGCGCTGACCTTCCCCGTCTCCGGCCCCGGCTCGGCGGGCATGGAGATGTGCTTCGTCAACCTGGTGAACCCGGGCGACAAGGTGATCGTGTGCCGCAACGGAGTGTTCGGCGGGCGCATGATCGAGAACGTCGAGCGTTGTGGCGGCGTGGCCGTGGTGGTCGACGACGAATGGGGCAAGCCGGTCGATCCGGCCAAGCTGGCCGCCGCGCTGGCCGCCAACCCCGACGCCAAGGTCGTGGCCTTCGTGCACGCCGAGACCTCGACCGGCGCGCTCTCCGACGCCGCCACGCTGTGCCGCCTGGCGCACGAGGCAGGCTGCCTGAGCATCGTCGATTGCGTGACCTCGCTCGCCGGCGTGCCGGTGCTCGTCGATGAATGGGGCGCCGATGCAGTGTACTCGGGTAGCCAGAAATGTCTGTCGTGCGCACCGGGCCTGTCGCCGATCACCTTCAGCGAGCGCGTGGTCGAAAAGATCAAGTCGCGCGGCCGCAAGGCGCAGAGCTGGTTCCTCGATCTCGACCTGCTGCTGGGCTACTGGGGCGAGACCACGCGCACCTACCACCACACGGCGCCGAACAACAGCCTGTATGCGCTGCACGAGTCGCTGCTGATGGTGGCGGAAGAGACGCTGCCGGCAGCCTGGGCGCGCCACCGGCGCAACCACCTGGCGCTGCGCGCGGGCCTCGAACAGCTGGGGCTGGGCTTCGTCGTCGACGAGGCGCATCGCCTGCCGCAGCTCAACGCGGTCAGCATTCCCGAGGGCGTCGATGACAAGGCGGTGCGCGCCTCGCTGCTGCAGGATCACGGTATCGAGATCGGCGCGGGCCTGGGCCCGCTGGCCGGCAAGATCTGGCGCATCGGCCTGATGGGCTATTCGAGCCGCGAAGAGAATGTGCTGCACCTGCTGGCCGCGCTGGAGTCGGTGCTGGCAGCACAAGGCCGCTCCGTTACGCCGGGTGCGGCGGTGGCAGCGGCACAGCGTAGCTACCAGGGCTGA
- the prfB gene encoding peptide chain release factor 2 (programmed frameshift) produces MEAERLNQIANTMQDLAARNDELRRYLDYDQKQDRLEEVTRLTEDPEVWNDPKKAQELGKERKLLEGVVLNIDSIASGISDSRELFEMGRAEEDWDTVAAVEADVAEIEKRVADLEFRRMFNDPMDPNNCFIDIKAGAGGTEAQDWAGMLERMYLKYCERKDFKVEVLEESEGEVAGISSATLKISGEYAYGLLRTEVGVHRLVRVSPFDSNARRHTSFSSVFVYPEIDDSFEIEINPADLRTDTFRASGAGGQHINKTDSAVRITHMPTGIVVQCQNDRSQHRNRDEAMSMLRARLYELELRKRNEAKQALEDSKSDIGWGHQIRSYVFDQSRVKDLRTNVEVGNVKGVMDGDLDIFIQASLKQGV; encoded by the exons ATGGAAGCTGAACGCCTCAACCAGATCGCCAACACCATGCAAGACCTCGCTGCCCGCAACGACGAGCTGCGGAGGTATCTT GACTACGATCAGAAGCAGGATCGTCTCGAAGAAGTCACCCGCCTGACCGAAGACCCCGAGGTCTGGAACGACCCGAAGAAAGCCCAGGAGCTCGGCAAGGAGCGCAAGCTGCTCGAGGGCGTGGTGCTCAACATCGACAGCATCGCCAGCGGCATCTCCGATAGCCGTGAGCTGTTCGAGATGGGCCGGGCCGAAGAGGACTGGGACACGGTCGCCGCCGTCGAGGCCGACGTCGCCGAGATCGAGAAGCGTGTGGCCGACCTCGAATTCCGCCGCATGTTCAATGACCCGATGGACCCGAACAACTGCTTCATCGACATCAAGGCCGGCGCGGGCGGCACCGAGGCGCAGGACTGGGCCGGCATGCTCGAACGCATGTACCTCAAGTACTGCGAGCGCAAGGATTTCAAGGTCGAGGTGCTCGAAGAATCCGAAGGTGAAGTGGCCGGTATTTCCAGCGCCACGCTGAAGATTTCCGGCGAATACGCCTATGGCCTGCTGCGCACCGAAGTCGGCGTGCACCGTCTGGTGCGCGTGTCGCCGTTCGATTCGAACGCGCGCCGCCACACCTCATTCTCGAGTGTGTTCGTCTACCCCGAAATCGACGACAGCTTCGAGATCGAGATCAACCCGGCCGACCTGCGCACCGATACCTTCCGCGCATCCGGCGCCGGCGGCCAGCACATCAACAAGACCGACTCGGCCGTGCGCATCACCCACATGCCGACCGGCATCGTCGTGCAGTGCCAGAACGACCGCTCGCAGCACCGCAACCGCGACGAGGCGATGAGCATGCTGCGCGCGCGCCTGTACGAGCTCGAACTGCGCAAGCGCAACGAGGCCAAGCAGGCGCTCGAGGACAGCAAGTCGGATATCGGCTGGGGCCACCAGATCCGCTCCTACGTATTCGACCAGTCGCGCGTCAAGGACCTGCGCACCAACGTCGAAGTGGGCAACGTCAAGGGCGTGATGGATGGCGACCTCGACATCTTCATCCAGGCGAGCCTGAAGCAAGGCGTGTAA
- a CDS encoding inhibitor of vertebrate lysozyme family protein, producing the protein MQRTIASILLAAGMAALPVSAMAATKTSATQSGQNIGGGFQGDYLFNLVAKPGYREAWAALAARTDLPSWVSTATGPSSPSRLVFQDKRQYELASSCKQHDCANNRLLVLFDKARKQAWGVWISIPDNVGASDPMSRHANARYIWLGEPSGAIKSLLLAELQSDPNW; encoded by the coding sequence ATGCAACGCACCATCGCATCGATCTTGCTGGCAGCCGGCATGGCTGCCCTCCCCGTGTCGGCGATGGCCGCCACCAAGACGTCCGCCACGCAGTCCGGGCAGAACATCGGCGGCGGCTTCCAGGGCGACTATCTGTTCAACCTGGTGGCCAAGCCCGGCTACCGCGAGGCCTGGGCCGCACTGGCCGCGCGCACCGATCTGCCGAGCTGGGTGAGCACCGCCACCGGGCCGAGCAGCCCGAGCAGGCTGGTGTTTCAGGACAAGCGGCAATACGAGCTGGCATCGAGCTGCAAGCAGCACGACTGCGCCAACAACCGCCTGCTCGTGCTGTTCGACAAGGCGCGCAAGCAGGCCTGGGGCGTCTGGATCAGCATTCCCGACAATGTCGGCGCCAGCGATCCGATGAGCCGTCATGCCAACGCAAGATATATCTGGCTCGGTGAACCAAGTGGCGCAATCAAGTCGCTGCTGCTCGCCGAACTGCAAAGCGATCCGAACTGGTAA
- a CDS encoding carbonic anhydrase, with amino-acid sequence MDDLSKFLEGFGRFKQKYFSDDKALFQRLNLEGQKPSSLVIACCDSRVDPAIITDCAPGDMFVIRNVANLVPPREVGPTNQGVSAALEFGVSVLNVERIIVLGHACCGGISALMKDDMGTASAGYLARWMGIAEPARQRVWEQYAGKPLDEQIRACELASILVSLNNLLTFPWIRERVEAGTLNLHGWYFDIEHGELLGYDGRSGEFKSLGQN; translated from the coding sequence ATGGATGACCTGAGCAAGTTCCTGGAAGGCTTCGGCCGTTTCAAGCAAAAATACTTCTCCGACGACAAGGCCCTGTTCCAGCGCCTCAACCTCGAAGGCCAGAAACCCAGCTCGCTGGTGATCGCCTGCTGCGATTCGCGCGTCGACCCGGCCATCATCACCGACTGCGCACCCGGCGACATGTTCGTCATTCGCAACGTCGCCAACCTGGTGCCGCCGCGCGAAGTCGGCCCGACCAACCAGGGGGTCTCGGCCGCGCTCGAATTCGGCGTGTCGGTACTCAACGTCGAGCGCATCATCGTGCTCGGCCACGCCTGCTGCGGCGGCATCAGCGCCTTGATGAAGGACGACATGGGCACCGCCTCCGCCGGCTACCTCGCCCGCTGGATGGGCATTGCCGAACCGGCGCGCCAGCGCGTGTGGGAGCAGTACGCCGGCAAGCCGCTCGACGAGCAGATCCGCGCCTGCGAGCTGGCGTCCATCCTCGTCTCGCTCAACAATCTGCTGACCTTCCCGTGGATACGCGAGCGCGTCGAGGCCGGCACGCTCAATCTGCATGGCTGGTATTTCGACATCGAGCACGGCGAGCTGCTTGGCTACGACGGCAGGTCGGGCGAATTCAAGTCGCTGGGCCAGAACTGA
- the lysS gene encoding lysine--tRNA ligase, which yields MNENIEAGTAHQDDNQLMAERRAKLAEIRKEGIAFPNDFKREHLSADLHAKYGEAEKETLEADKIEVSVAGRMMLKRVMGKASFATLQDGKGRIQLYISNDSVGADAHAAFKHWDLGDIVAARGTLMKTKTGELTVQATEIRLLAKALRPLPEKFHGMTDQEQKYRQRYLDLISNEQSRDTFINRSKIMQRVREVMVNEGYLEVETPMMHPIPGGAAAKPFVTHHNALDMQLYLRIAPELYLKRLVVGGMERVFEINRNFRNEGMSTRHNPEFTMMEFYEAYADYKRMMELTETVIRECARAVHGHAVVEVQGKPVDLSKPFERLTVTQAIVKYNPQYSEEQLNDRAWLKQEIERLGGKLVATDGVAGLQFSLFEETTEEKLWDPTYIIDYPIEISPLARESDDRKGITERFELFILGRELANGFSELNDPEDQAERFLDQVRQKDAGDDEAMHYDADYIRALEHGMPPAGGCGIGIDRLVMLLTDAPSIRDVILFPQMRPE from the coding sequence ATGAACGAGAACATCGAAGCAGGCACCGCACACCAGGATGACAACCAGCTGATGGCCGAACGCCGCGCCAAGCTGGCAGAGATCCGCAAGGAAGGCATCGCCTTCCCCAACGACTTCAAGCGCGAACACCTGTCCGCCGATCTGCACGCCAAGTATGGCGAAGCCGAGAAGGAAACGCTCGAAGCCGACAAGATCGAAGTCTCGGTTGCGGGCCGCATGATGCTCAAACGCGTGATGGGCAAGGCCAGTTTCGCCACGCTGCAGGACGGCAAGGGCCGTATCCAGCTCTACATCTCGAACGACAGCGTGGGCGCCGATGCGCACGCCGCGTTCAAGCACTGGGACCTGGGCGACATCGTTGCCGCCCGCGGCACGCTGATGAAGACCAAGACCGGAGAGCTGACCGTGCAGGCCACCGAAATCCGCCTGCTGGCCAAGGCGCTGCGCCCGCTGCCCGAGAAGTTCCACGGCATGACCGATCAGGAGCAGAAATACCGCCAGCGCTACCTCGACCTGATCTCCAACGAGCAGAGCCGCGACACCTTCATCAATCGCTCGAAGATCATGCAGCGCGTGCGCGAAGTCATGGTGAACGAGGGCTACCTCGAAGTCGAAACGCCGATGATGCACCCGATCCCCGGCGGCGCGGCGGCCAAACCTTTCGTCACCCACCACAACGCGCTCGACATGCAGCTGTACCTGCGCATCGCCCCCGAGCTGTACCTCAAGCGCCTGGTGGTGGGCGGCATGGAGCGGGTGTTCGAGATCAACCGCAACTTCCGCAACGAGGGGATGAGCACGCGCCACAACCCCGAGTTCACCATGATGGAGTTCTACGAGGCCTACGCCGACTACAAGCGCATGATGGAGCTGACTGAGACCGTCATCCGCGAATGCGCGCGCGCCGTGCACGGCCATGCCGTGGTCGAGGTGCAGGGCAAGCCGGTGGACCTGTCCAAGCCGTTCGAGCGCCTCACCGTGACCCAGGCCATCGTCAAGTACAACCCGCAATACAGCGAGGAACAGCTCAACGACCGCGCCTGGCTCAAGCAGGAAATCGAACGCCTGGGCGGCAAGCTCGTCGCGACCGACGGCGTAGCCGGCCTGCAGTTCTCGCTGTTCGAGGAAACCACCGAAGAAAAGCTGTGGGACCCGACCTACATCATCGACTACCCGATCGAAATCTCGCCCCTGGCGCGTGAATCGGACGACCGCAAGGGCATCACCGAGCGCTTCGAACTGTTCATTCTCGGCCGCGAGCTGGCCAACGGATTCTCCGAGCTGAACGACCCGGAAGACCAGGCCGAGCGCTTCCTCGACCAGGTACGCCAGAAGGACGCCGGCGACGACGAGGCCATGCACTACGACGCCGACTACATCCGCGCGCTCGAACACGGCATGCCGCCGGCCGGCGGCTGCGGCATCGGCATCGACCGCCTGGTGATGCTGCTGACCGACGCGCCGTCGATTCGCGACGTGATTTTATTTCCGCAAATGCGCCCGGAATAA
- the mnmC gene encoding bifunctional tRNA (5-methylaminomethyl-2-thiouridine)(34)-methyltransferase MnmD/FAD-dependent 5-carboxymethylaminomethyl-2-thiouridine(34) oxidoreductase MnmC — translation MALIPATLAHSTDGIPYSAAFDDIYHSNDGGIGQIHHVFMGGNALPGRWQGRPNFVVLETGFGLGLSFLATWQAWRDDPQRSERLHFISVEKHPFSRDDLATLHRQWPDLAPLAAQLLAQWPVLVPGFHRLHLDDGRVTLTLLLGDALDLLPKLVAEVDAFYLDGFAPSKNPELWSPPLFKQIARLAAPSATAATYTVAALVRDGLQAAGFKREKRPGFGKKRDMLAARFMNPRPSHLRPPADRHAIVLGAGLAGTATAARLAARGFRVELIERRSGPAQECSGNPVGVLLPVMSLDDNRQSRLSRAALLYGLRHLAAISPSAPATGWWKTSGVLHLASDADDAAHQQRVIDALGLAPEFARFVDADAASRLAGRAVKHGGWWFGHGAWANPASICTANLAAFAAAIRPHYNVEIASIVRDGEHWQVFDGTGRLVASAPILVIASAAGGAHFAQTAHLPLTQAWRQLSCVPAHATPPLDIVVCGDGYVTPTWNGVRAVGASEAGGPGLAQAAGHRSNLALAEGLLPGFTAGIDAAQLPGRISYRPASPDRMPLIGPIADAAAFDPQKHHRPLLVPRHAGLYCALGFGARGLTWSALAGELLASQIAGEPWPVERDLADAVDPARFLLRLGKAQRSDDTVE, via the coding sequence ATGGCCCTGATCCCCGCCACCCTCGCCCATTCGACCGACGGCATCCCCTACTCCGCCGCGTTCGACGACATCTATCACTCCAACGATGGCGGCATCGGCCAGATCCACCACGTGTTCATGGGCGGCAACGCGCTGCCCGGGCGCTGGCAGGGCCGGCCCAACTTCGTCGTACTGGAGACCGGTTTCGGCCTCGGGCTGAGCTTCCTCGCCACCTGGCAGGCTTGGCGCGACGACCCGCAGCGCAGCGAACGCCTGCACTTCATCTCGGTCGAGAAGCACCCATTCTCGCGCGACGACCTCGCCACCCTGCACCGCCAGTGGCCAGACCTCGCACCGCTGGCCGCACAGCTGCTGGCGCAGTGGCCGGTGCTGGTGCCGGGCTTTCACCGCCTCCATCTCGACGACGGCCGGGTGACGCTGACGCTGCTGCTCGGCGATGCGCTCGATCTCTTGCCCAAGCTGGTGGCCGAGGTCGATGCGTTCTACCTCGACGGCTTCGCGCCGAGCAAGAATCCCGAACTGTGGTCGCCACCGCTGTTCAAGCAGATCGCGCGACTCGCCGCGCCCAGCGCGACCGCCGCCACCTACACGGTGGCCGCGCTGGTGCGGGACGGCCTGCAGGCGGCCGGTTTCAAACGGGAGAAGCGCCCCGGCTTCGGCAAGAAACGTGACATGCTGGCCGCGCGCTTCATGAACCCGCGCCCGAGCCACCTCAGGCCGCCGGCAGACCGGCATGCGATCGTGCTCGGCGCCGGGCTCGCCGGCACAGCCACGGCGGCACGCCTCGCTGCACGCGGGTTTCGTGTCGAACTGATCGAGCGCCGCAGCGGGCCGGCGCAGGAATGCTCGGGTAACCCGGTCGGCGTGCTGCTGCCGGTGATGTCGCTCGACGACAACCGCCAGTCACGGCTGTCACGCGCCGCGCTGCTGTATGGCTTGCGGCACTTGGCGGCCATCTCGCCCAGCGCACCGGCCACCGGCTGGTGGAAGACCAGTGGCGTACTGCACCTGGCAAGTGACGCCGACGATGCGGCCCACCAGCAGCGCGTGATCGATGCACTCGGCTTGGCGCCAGAATTTGCCCGTTTTGTCGATGCCGACGCCGCCAGCCGCCTCGCAGGCAGGGCGGTGAAGCATGGAGGCTGGTGGTTCGGCCACGGTGCATGGGCCAACCCGGCGTCGATCTGCACCGCCAATCTGGCGGCGTTCGCCGCTGCCATCCGGCCACACTACAACGTCGAGATCGCCAGCATCGTGCGCGACGGCGAGCACTGGCAGGTGTTCGACGGCACGGGGCGGCTCGTTGCCAGCGCACCCATCCTCGTCATCGCCTCGGCCGCTGGTGGCGCACACTTCGCCCAGACCGCCCACCTGCCGCTGACGCAGGCCTGGCGCCAGCTCAGCTGCGTCCCGGCGCATGCCACGCCGCCGCTCGACATCGTGGTGTGCGGCGATGGCTATGTGACGCCCACCTGGAACGGCGTACGCGCCGTCGGCGCCAGCGAGGCCGGCGGGCCTGGGCTGGCCCAGGCAGCCGGGCACCGCAGCAACCTGGCGCTGGCCGAAGGCCTGCTTCCCGGCTTCACCGCCGGCATCGATGCCGCGCAGCTGCCGGGCCGCATCAGCTATCGCCCGGCCTCGCCCGATCGCATGCCGCTGATCGGCCCCATTGCCGACGCCGCGGCCTTCGATCCGCAAAAGCACCACCGCCCGCTGCTCGTGCCACGCCACGCAGGGCTCTACTGCGCGCTGGGCTTTGGCGCGCGCGGGCTGACCTGGTCCGCGCTGGCGGGCGAGCTGCTGGCCAGCCAGATCGCCGGCGAGCCCTGGCCCGTCGAACGCGACCTGGCCGATGCAGTCGACCCGGCACGCTTCCTGCTGCGGCTTGGCAAGGCGCAGCGCAGCGACGACACGGTGGAATAG
- a CDS encoding HAD-IC family P-type ATPase produces the protein MPSQPIPEDQVPAWHALPADAVSRQLDVEAERGLAADEAAARLARFGPNRLPAVAGRSAWRRFLSQFNNVLLYVLLAAGAVTATMGHWVDAGVIFGVVVINAVIGHIQEGRAEAALDAIRQLLSLKAIVLRDGQRVELDAEQLVPGDVVVLQSGDKVPADLRLIACRSLRIDEAAITGESAPVDKQTGVVDAACALADRSSMAYSGTLVTYGLGRGVVVGSGAATEIGRISSLLHAVKPLTTPLLRQMARFSASLTWAILAVSVLVFGVGVLWRGYGWGDMFVAVVGLAVAAIPEGLPAIMTITLAIGVRRMAQRQAIIRHLPAVEALGSVSVICTDKTGTLTRNEMMVCHLATAAREWAVSGSGYAPDGGLRENGTVLAPESLPELALIGRAAVLCNDARLRNEAGRWLLEGDPTEGALLTLAMKLGLDPAIEREARPRIDVIPFESEYRFMATLHHGHDGDGLLFVKGAPEKLLALCRLARQGEVDVPLDLAYWQACCDRLAARGERLLALAAKPVADGRRQLGFGDVEQGLSLLAIVGMSDPPRAEAIASVRQCHEAGIDVKMITGDHAATALAIGAELGLYVSSGALTGQALDALPAADWPAAVARTGVFARVSPEHKLRLVEALQAQGRVVAMTGDGVNDAPALKRANVGVAMGMKGTEAAKEAAQMVLADDNFASITHAVEEGRAVYDNLKKAFIQILPTNIAEACLILFPVLFGIALPITPVQILWVNMICAVTLSLSLAFEPAEAGVMRRPPRSPREPLLSPLLVWRTAFVSALLTAGSLAVHQWLDGQGESELVARTAAVNTLVVAEAFYLFNCRYLVDPVLSWRGLTGNRMVLLAVGVLVLQQLAFTYLPVMNTLFGTAPLSLAHWWPIIGFGLLTLLVIEVEKRVIRGRARR, from the coding sequence ATGCCCAGCCAGCCCATTCCCGAAGATCAAGTGCCCGCCTGGCACGCCCTGCCGGCCGATGCCGTGTCCCGGCAGCTGGATGTCGAGGCGGAGCGCGGGCTGGCAGCGGACGAGGCTGCGGCGCGGCTCGCCCGCTTCGGCCCCAACCGGCTGCCGGCCGTGGCGGGCCGCAGCGCCTGGCGGCGCTTCCTGTCGCAGTTCAACAACGTGCTGCTGTACGTGCTGCTGGCCGCCGGCGCGGTGACCGCGACGATGGGCCACTGGGTCGATGCCGGGGTGATCTTCGGCGTGGTGGTGATCAATGCCGTCATCGGCCATATCCAGGAAGGCCGCGCCGAGGCGGCGCTCGATGCGATCCGCCAGCTGCTGTCGCTCAAGGCCATCGTGCTGCGCGACGGCCAGCGCGTCGAGCTCGATGCCGAGCAGCTGGTGCCCGGCGATGTCGTGGTCCTGCAGTCGGGCGACAAGGTGCCGGCCGACCTGCGCCTCATCGCCTGCCGCAGCCTGCGCATCGATGAGGCGGCGATCACCGGCGAATCGGCACCCGTCGACAAGCAGACCGGGGTGGTCGATGCCGCCTGCGCACTGGCCGACCGCAGCTCGATGGCCTATTCCGGCACGCTGGTCACCTACGGCCTCGGCCGAGGCGTGGTGGTGGGCAGCGGTGCCGCGACCGAGATCGGCCGCATCAGCTCGCTGCTGCACGCGGTCAAGCCCCTGACGACGCCGCTGTTGCGGCAGATGGCGCGCTTCTCGGCGAGCCTGACCTGGGCCATCCTCGCCGTGTCGGTGCTGGTGTTCGGCGTTGGCGTGCTGTGGCGCGGCTATGGCTGGGGCGACATGTTTGTCGCCGTGGTGGGGCTCGCGGTGGCGGCGATCCCGGAAGGCCTGCCGGCCATCATGACCATCACGCTGGCCATCGGCGTGCGGCGCATGGCGCAGCGCCAGGCCATCATCCGCCACCTGCCGGCGGTCGAGGCGCTGGGCTCGGTTAGTGTGATCTGCACCGACAAGACCGGCACGCTGACGCGCAACGAGATGATGGTGTGCCACCTGGCGACGGCGGCCCGTGAGTGGGCCGTGTCGGGCTCGGGCTACGCACCCGACGGCGGCCTGCGCGAGAACGGCACCGTGCTGGCGCCGGAAAGCCTGCCGGAGCTGGCGCTGATCGGCCGTGCCGCCGTGCTGTGCAACGATGCGCGGCTACGCAACGAAGCAGGCCGCTGGCTGCTCGAGGGCGACCCGACCGAGGGCGCGCTGCTGACGCTGGCGATGAAGCTCGGCCTCGATCCCGCGATCGAGCGCGAGGCGCGGCCGCGCATCGACGTCATTCCGTTCGAATCCGAATACCGCTTCATGGCCACGCTGCACCACGGCCACGACGGCGACGGGCTGCTGTTCGTCAAGGGCGCGCCGGAGAAGCTGCTGGCGCTGTGCCGGCTGGCGCGGCAGGGCGAGGTGGATGTGCCGCTCGACCTTGCCTACTGGCAGGCCTGTTGCGACCGCCTGGCGGCGCGCGGCGAGCGGCTGCTGGCGCTCGCTGCCAAGCCGGTGGCGGATGGCCGGCGCCAGCTTGGCTTCGGCGACGTCGAGCAGGGGCTCAGCCTGCTGGCCATCGTGGGCATGAGCGACCCGCCGCGAGCCGAGGCGATTGCCTCGGTGCGGCAGTGCCACGAGGCCGGCATCGACGTGAAGATGATCACCGGCGACCACGCGGCCACTGCGCTCGCCATCGGCGCCGAGCTGGGGCTCTACGTCAGCAGTGGTGCGCTCACCGGCCAGGCGCTCGATGCGCTGCCAGCGGCCGACTGGCCGGCGGCCGTGGCGCGTACCGGCGTGTTCGCGCGCGTCAGCCCCGAGCACAAGCTCAGGCTGGTCGAGGCGCTGCAGGCACAGGGCCGGGTGGTGGCGATGACCGGCGATGGCGTCAACGACGCGCCGGCGCTCAAGCGCGCCAATGTCGGCGTGGCGATGGGCATGAAGGGCACCGAGGCCGCCAAGGAGGCGGCGCAGATGGTGCTGGCCGACGACAATTTCGCCTCGATCACGCATGCGGTGGAGGAGGGGCGGGCCGTCTACGACAACCTCAAGAAGGCCTTCATACAGATACTGCCGACCAATATCGCCGAGGCCTGCCTGATCCTGTTCCCGGTGCTGTTCGGCATTGCCCTGCCAATCACGCCGGTGCAGATTTTGTGGGTCAACATGATCTGCGCCGTCACGCTGTCGCTGTCGCTCGCCTTCGAGCCGGCCGAGGCCGGGGTGATGCGGCGCCCGCCACGTTCGCCGCGCGAGCCGTTGCTGTCGCCGCTCCTGGTGTGGCGCACGGCCTTCGTCTCGGCGCTGTTGACGGCCGGCAGCCTGGCCGTGCACCAGTGGCTCGACGGGCAGGGCGAATCCGAGCTCGTCGCCCGCACGGCGGCCGTCAACACCCTGGTCGTGGCCGAGGCCTTCTATCTGTTCAACTGCCGCTACCTGGTCGACCCGGTGCTGTCGTGGCGCGGCCTCACCGGCAACCGCATGGTGCTGCTGGCCGTGGGTGTGCTGGTGCTGCAGCAACTGGCCTTCACCTATCTGCCGGTGATGAACACGCTGTTCGGCACCGCGCCGCTGTCGCTGGCGCACTGGTGGCCGATCATCGGCTTCGGGCTGCTGACCTTGCTGGTGATCGAGGTGGAAAAACGGGTGATACGCGGGCGGGCCCGGCGTTGA
- the pheA gene encoding prephenate dehydratase: MSDELIRQHRDAIDALDAQILDLLNQRAHHAHAIGVLKGSGVVYRPEREAQVLRRIKLLNQGPLPGESVARLFREIMSACLSLEKPLTIAFLGPRGTFSESAAVKHFGHAANLLPCDSIDEVFRATEAGQADYAVVPVENSTEGAIGRTLDLMVKSPLKVCGEVVLRIHQHLMRKSESLDGVKVVYSHAQSLAQCHEWLNKNLPHAERVAVASNAEAARLASLDPEAAAIGGEAAAERYELFKLASNIEDEPNNTTRFLSFGQADATQSGHDKTTLVMSAKNRPGAMVELLAPLAANGVSMTKFESRPSRDGLWEYVFFVDIEGHHADAAVSTALAQLAERAVILRVLGSYPVAVI; this comes from the coding sequence ATGTCCGACGAGCTTATCCGCCAGCATCGTGATGCCATCGACGCCCTCGATGCGCAAATTCTCGACCTTCTCAACCAGCGCGCCCACCATGCCCACGCCATTGGCGTGCTCAAAGGCAGCGGCGTGGTGTATCGGCCCGAGCGCGAGGCGCAGGTGTTGCGGCGGATCAAGCTGCTCAACCAGGGGCCGCTGCCGGGCGAATCGGTGGCGCGCCTGTTCCGCGAGATCATGTCGGCCTGCCTGAGCCTCGAGAAGCCGCTGACCATCGCCTTCCTCGGCCCGCGTGGCACTTTCAGCGAATCGGCCGCGGTCAAGCATTTCGGCCACGCGGCGAACCTGCTGCCATGTGATTCGATCGATGAGGTGTTCCGCGCGACCGAAGCGGGGCAGGCGGACTACGCCGTGGTGCCGGTCGAGAACTCCACCGAGGGCGCGATCGGCCGCACCCTCGACCTGATGGTCAAATCGCCGCTCAAGGTGTGCGGCGAAGTGGTGCTGCGCATCCATCAGCACCTGATGCGCAAGTCCGAGTCGCTCGACGGCGTGAAGGTCGTGTATTCGCACGCCCAGTCGCTGGCCCAGTGCCACGAGTGGCTGAACAAGAACCTGCCGCATGCCGAGCGCGTGGCCGTGGCCAGCAATGCCGAGGCGGCCCGGCTTGCCTCGCTCGACCCCGAGGCGGCGGCCATTGGCGGCGAGGCGGCGGCGGAGCGCTACGAGCTGTTCAAGCTGGCCTCGAACATCGAGGACGAACCCAACAACACGACACGCTTCCTCTCCTTTGGCCAGGCCGATGCGACGCAGTCCGGCCACGACAAGACCACCCTGGTGATGAGCGCCAAGAACCGCCCCGGTGCCATGGTCGAGCTGCTGGCGCCGCTCGCCGCGAACGGGGTGAGCATGACCAAGTTCGAGTCGCGGCCATCGCGCGATGGGTTGTGGGAGTACGTGTTCTTCGTCGACATCGAAGGCCATCATGCCGATGCCGCGGTCAGTACGGCCCTGGCGCAACTGGCCGAGCGGGCCGTGATCCTGCGCGTGCTGGGCTCGTACCCGGTGGCCGTGATCTAG